In the Moraxella osloensis genome, one interval contains:
- a CDS encoding SPOR and LysM peptidoglycan-binding domain-containing protein — protein sequence MKFSKQALLGTTVLLGGSVLLYATMHQVLNAPAKPAANSQQVIAKPMTDKQSAISNEPLTADIATEKNLLAQKQKEREQRVAAQEQQAQQYMTEQQRIEAEALARSRAENQLYANKNAANTSSVVASSVTAITQPVVKPRPVDTVAAPPPTQATVPNTLQNTAQSQSAVKTQNTVQIVATPKPTVTAPVVAQPQPVAKATPSNPGAYQVKPGEGLIGLSRRYNVPVDVLASVNNLNTTSNLRVGQTITIPTAAQVNRITQQAQAREQQRQNEITRKRQEAEQKKQQALLLQQQEVSRKKQEAAQKEQQKQQEIARKKQEAQLKEQKRQQEIAQKKLEAQQQAQKKQAFQAAQDNLRQARQTVKQTDVKGTFGVQVALATDQKKASEITQKLQAAGYKVKTTQTSKGVRIVVGPEKGKVAALALKDKLNNDSRVDINSGWVLYW from the coding sequence CAAGTTATTGCTAAACCCATGACAGATAAACAATCAGCAATCAGCAACGAGCCACTCACGGCGGATATCGCAACTGAAAAAAATTTACTAGCGCAAAAACAAAAAGAACGTGAGCAACGGGTCGCTGCGCAAGAACAACAAGCCCAGCAATACATGACCGAGCAACAGCGGATTGAAGCCGAAGCTTTGGCGCGTAGCCGTGCTGAAAATCAACTGTATGCCAACAAAAATGCCGCCAATACCAGTTCGGTGGTTGCCAGCTCAGTGACCGCGATTACCCAACCTGTGGTAAAGCCCCGACCCGTTGACACGGTCGCCGCGCCACCACCAACACAAGCTACAGTACCCAATACCCTACAAAATACCGCACAGAGCCAAAGCGCTGTGAAAACCCAAAATACTGTACAAATCGTAGCTACGCCAAAGCCCACAGTGACAGCACCCGTCGTTGCACAGCCGCAGCCCGTGGCAAAAGCCACCCCTAGCAATCCTGGTGCCTATCAAGTCAAGCCAGGCGAGGGGTTGATAGGGTTGTCACGTCGCTACAATGTGCCAGTCGACGTATTGGCAAGCGTCAATAATCTCAACACCACCAGTAACTTACGTGTCGGGCAAACTATCACCATCCCGACTGCGGCACAAGTCAACCGTATTACCCAGCAAGCCCAAGCGCGAGAGCAACAACGTCAAAATGAGATTACTCGCAAAAGACAAGAAGCTGAACAAAAAAAGCAACAGGCGCTACTGCTACAGCAGCAAGAAGTCTCCCGTAAAAAACAAGAAGCCGCGCAAAAAGAGCAGCAAAAACAGCAAGAAATCGCTCGCAAAAAGCAAGAAGCCCAGTTAAAAGAGCAAAAACGTCAACAAGAAATCGCCCAAAAAAAATTAGAAGCTCAGCAACAAGCCCAAAAAAAACAAGCATTCCAAGCGGCACAAGATAATTTAAGGCAGGCGCGTCAGACGGTGAAACAAACGGATGTTAAAGGTACGTTTGGGGTGCAAGTTGCATTGGCAACCGACCAAAAAAAAGCCAGTGAAATCACCCAAAAATTACAAGCGGCAGGCTATAAAGTCAAAACCACCCAAACCAGCAAAGGGGTACGTATCGTCGTAGGTCCAGAAAAAGGCAAAGTCGCTGCCTTGGCGCTCAAAGACAAGCTTAATAACGATAGCCGTGTGGATATCAATAGCGGCTGGGTACTTTACTGGTAA
- a CDS encoding DUF2726 domain-containing protein, with product MTIFLVLAFVVFILLVFAFRSSGSSHQEVIKPVRGDELAVWPFEPMPIMTPTEVIFFNRLQQAVPELIIFGQVQLSRIIMPNDDDDTDQGFWFNRICRMSVDYVLVDQDKQTVLLAIELDDWTHNTRRRQQQDEKKDKALLSAGISILRIDGEAMPDAAHLRRKILAVIG from the coding sequence GTGACAATTTTTTTAGTGTTAGCGTTTGTGGTGTTTATCCTGTTAGTGTTTGCCTTTCGTAGTAGTGGTAGTAGCCATCAAGAGGTTATTAAGCCCGTTCGGGGAGATGAATTAGCGGTATGGCCGTTTGAGCCGATGCCAATCATGACGCCGACCGAAGTGATATTTTTTAATCGCTTGCAGCAAGCAGTGCCTGAGCTGATTATTTTTGGGCAAGTACAGCTATCGCGTATTATCATGCCAAATGACGATGACGATACTGACCAAGGCTTTTGGTTCAATCGTATTTGTCGTATGAGTGTTGACTATGTGCTAGTTGATCAAGACAAGCAAACTGTACTATTGGCAATTGAATTAGACGACTGGACGCACAACACTCGCCGCCGTCAGCAGCAAGATGAAAAAAAAGACAAAGCGCTGTTGAGCGCAGGCATTTCGATATTACGAATCGATGGGGAAGCCATGCCGGATGCTGCGCATTTACGCCGCAAAATCTTAGCAGTGATAGGCTAA
- the secE gene encoding preprotein translocase subunit SecE, translating into MKQMLENKLAELNGKRMSGEKVVVHEPAAIEIAKRHSPKDFALWIFAFVALISATLVNQYLPAYWQPASSLWTRVAVIAGLIIAALLALALTNQGSAFKTLLQDSRVELRRVTWPSKQETLEYTWQVAVVAGILAFIVWLLDTVFSQLIQYVIGQ; encoded by the coding sequence ATGAAACAAATGCTAGAGAACAAACTAGCAGAGCTCAATGGCAAAAGGATGTCTGGTGAAAAAGTGGTTGTCCACGAACCTGCTGCTATTGAGATTGCCAAACGACACTCCCCTAAAGATTTTGCCCTGTGGATTTTTGCTTTTGTCGCATTAATCAGCGCAACTTTAGTTAATCAATATTTACCCGCATATTGGCAACCCGCTAGCAGTTTATGGACGCGCGTGGCTGTTATTGCTGGACTAATCATTGCTGCATTATTGGCACTGGCATTGACCAACCAAGGCAGTGCTTTTAAAACACTGTTGCAAGATTCTCGCGTTGAATTACGCCGTGTGACTTGGCCTAGCAAACAAGAAACCCTTGAATACACTTGGCAAGTTGCGGTAGTGGCCGGGATATTAGCCTTTATTGTGTGGTTATTAGATACCGTATTTAGCCAATTGATTCAATACGTCATTGGTCAATAG
- the nusG gene encoding transcription termination/antitermination protein NusG produces MRWYIVQAFSGFEKQVQRSLIERINRSEYKESFGQVLVPTEEVIEMRDGKKRKSERKFFPGYVLIEMDMNDNTWHLVKDCPRVMGFIGGTPENPAPITPKEADTILNRLNTNENKPRPKTLFEPGEEVLVIDGPFTEFRGLVEKVDYEKSRLQLTVNVFNRPTPVELEFKQVEKIN; encoded by the coding sequence ATGCGTTGGTATATCGTACAAGCATTTTCAGGCTTTGAAAAACAAGTGCAGCGTTCATTGATTGAACGTATCAATCGCAGCGAATACAAAGAATCGTTTGGTCAAGTACTCGTCCCAACCGAAGAAGTTATCGAAATGCGGGATGGCAAAAAACGCAAATCTGAGCGTAAATTCTTCCCAGGTTATGTATTGATTGAAATGGATATGAACGACAACACATGGCACTTAGTTAAAGACTGTCCACGTGTGATGGGCTTTATTGGCGGTACGCCAGAAAACCCTGCACCCATTACCCCAAAAGAAGCAGATACCATTTTAAATCGTTTAAATACCAACGAAAACAAACCGCGTCCAAAAACTTTATTTGAGCCAGGTGAAGAAGTGTTGGTCATCGATGGTCCGTTTACCGAGTTTAGAGGCTTGGTAGAAAAAGTGGATTACGAAAAATCACGCTTACAGTTGACCGTCAATGTCTTTAACCGTCCAACACCGGTTGAGTTAGAATTTAAGCAAGTAGAAAAAATTAACTAA
- the rplK gene encoding 50S ribosomal protein L11 — protein sequence MAKKIDGYIKLQVPAGKANPSPPIGPALGQKGVNIMAFCKEFNAATSSMEPGLPVPVEITVYNDKSFTFIMKSPPAAFLIRKAAGAAKGSGVPNKTKVGKVDRAQLEEIANTKNAELTAADLEAAVRTLAGTARSMGIDVEGV from the coding sequence ATGGCTAAAAAGATTGATGGTTACATCAAACTACAAGTGCCAGCTGGTAAAGCTAATCCATCACCACCTATCGGTCCAGCATTGGGTCAAAAAGGTGTGAATATCATGGCATTCTGTAAAGAGTTCAACGCAGCTACTTCTAGCATGGAACCAGGTTTACCTGTTCCCGTTGAAATCACTGTTTACAACGACAAATCGTTCACCTTCATCATGAAATCACCACCAGCGGCGTTCTTAATTCGCAAAGCTGCAGGTGCTGCTAAAGGTTCAGGCGTACCGAACAAAACTAAAGTAGGTAAAGTTGACCGTGCACAGTTAGAAGAAATTGCTAACACTAAGAATGCTGAATTAACTGCTGCTGACTTAGAAGCTGCGGTTCGCACATTGGCGGGTACTGCTCGCTCAATGGGTATTGACGTGGAGGGCGTGTAA
- the rplA gene encoding 50S ribosomal protein L1, with product MAKLTKRQKAIAESYDANKQYTLTEAVEILNKLPPAKFKESIDIAINLGVDPRKSDQVVRGATNLPAGTGKTKRVAVFAQGAAADAAKEAGADIVGFEDLAESIKAGNMDFDVVIASPDAMRVVGQLGTILGPRGLMPNPKVGTVTPNVAEAVKNTKAGQATYRVDKAGIIHTTIGQVGFSAEQIEQNASALIADLKKAKPATSKGIYIKKITLSSTMGPGINLDAVPYRNA from the coding sequence ATGGCTAAATTAACTAAACGTCAAAAAGCAATCGCTGAAAGCTATGATGCGAACAAACAATACACATTGACTGAAGCGGTGGAAATCCTAAATAAATTACCACCTGCAAAATTCAAAGAGTCAATCGATATTGCTATCAATCTAGGCGTTGACCCACGTAAATCTGACCAAGTGGTTCGTGGTGCTACTAACCTACCTGCAGGTACCGGTAAAACCAAACGCGTTGCCGTATTTGCCCAAGGCGCAGCAGCTGATGCCGCAAAAGAAGCGGGTGCTGATATCGTAGGTTTTGAAGACCTAGCAGAAAGCATCAAAGCGGGTAACATGGACTTTGATGTTGTGATTGCGTCGCCTGATGCAATGCGCGTTGTGGGTCAATTAGGTACAATTTTAGGTCCACGTGGTTTAATGCCAAACCCTAAAGTAGGTACAGTTACTCCTAACGTTGCTGAAGCGGTTAAAAACACCAAAGCAGGTCAGGCAACTTACCGTGTTGATAAAGCGGGTATTATCCATACCACGATTGGTCAAGTAGGCTTTAGCGCTGAACAAATCGAGCAAAATGCGTCTGCATTAATCGCTGATTTGAAAAAAGCAAAACCTGCGACCTCAAAAGGCATTTATATCAAGAAAATCACCTTATCAAGCACGATGGGTCCTGGCATCAATTTAGATGCAGTTCCTTATCGTAATGCCTAA
- the rplJ gene encoding 50S ribosomal protein L10, translating to MALNLQDKQAIVAEVSESAKGALSAVVADARGVTVGKMTQLRKEARAAGVDMRIVRNTLLRRALEDTNYTVLNDVFVGPTLIAFSTEHPGAAARLFKEFAKTNDKFEIKGAAFEGEFIAAKDIDRLASLPTYDEAIARLMGTMKEAAAGKFVRTLAALRDKMQGEGEAA from the coding sequence ATGGCATTAAATCTTCAAGACAAACAAGCGATTGTTGCTGAAGTAAGTGAATCTGCCAAAGGTGCCCTTTCTGCTGTTGTTGCCGATGCTCGTGGCGTGACAGTAGGTAAAATGACCCAACTGCGTAAAGAAGCTCGTGCAGCGGGTGTTGATATGCGTATCGTGCGTAATACTTTATTACGTCGTGCGTTAGAAGACACTAACTACACTGTGTTAAATGACGTATTTGTAGGTCCAACACTTATCGCATTCTCAACTGAACATCCAGGTGCTGCGGCACGTTTGTTCAAAGAATTTGCTAAAACAAACGATAAGTTTGAAATTAAAGGTGCAGCTTTTGAAGGCGAGTTTATCGCTGCTAAAGATATCGATCGTTTAGCAAGCTTACCAACTTACGACGAAGCGATTGCGCGCTTAATGGGTACGATGAAAGAAGCCGCTGCAGGCAAATTTGTTCGTACTTTGGCAGCATTACGCGACAAAATGCAAGGCGAAGGCGAAGCCGCTTAA
- the rplL gene encoding 50S ribosomal protein L7/L12 — protein sequence MALTNQEILDAIAEKSVMEIVDLISAMEEKFGVSAAALAAAPAAAGDAPAAEEKDDFNVVLTGAGDKKVAVIKAVREITGLGLKEAKDLVEGAPQTVKEGVAKAEAEELKKKLEEAGASVELK from the coding sequence ATGGCATTAACTAACCAAGAAATTCTTGATGCAATCGCTGAAAAATCAGTAATGGAAATTGTAGATCTTATCTCTGCAATGGAAGAAAAATTTGGCGTATCAGCCGCTGCACTAGCAGCAGCACCTGCAGCAGCCGGTGACGCACCTGCAGCAGAAGAAAAAGACGACTTCAACGTTGTATTAACTGGCGCTGGAGACAAGAAAGTAGCTGTTATTAAAGCAGTTCGCGAAATCACTGGCTTGGGCTTAAAAGAAGCTAAAGACCTAGTTGAAGGCGCACCACAAACGGTTAAAGAAGGCGTAGCGAAAGCTGAAGCTGAAGAATTGAAGAAAAAATTAGAAGAAGCAGGCGCATCAGTAGAATTGAAATAA
- the rpoB gene encoding DNA-directed RNA polymerase subunit beta gives MAYSYTEKKRIRKSFAKLPTVMDVPYLLAIQVDSYEQFLQENKKPKGRENIGLQAAFNSIFPIESHTGNAELQFVEYYLGTPEFDVRECISRGSTYAAPLRVKIRLVIKDKDVKDKDAKAAIKDIREQSVYMGEIPLMTENGTFVINGTERVIVSQLHRSPGVFFDHDKGKSHSSGKVLYNARIIPYRGSWLDFEFDAKDLVFARIDRRRKLLATVILHAIGMNTQQILDAFYEKTHVYKGDEQFEIDLVTDRLRGEMAQFEIVSPDGEVVVEQGKRINARAIRKIEQAGMTKLPVPDEYLYERILAQDIVVDDEVIARANQLLDHETLVKISNNGIKEFDILFTNDIDHGSYIADTLRADTAMSREEALIEIYKVMRPGEPPTLDTAEKLFESMFFNADRYDLSNVGRMKFNRRLGRVYEPTNDPDLQRERSVLTNEDIIDVVKMLIEIRDGRGVVDDIDHLGNRRVRSVGEMTENQFRVGLVRVERAVKERLSSAETDNLSPQDLINSKPVAAAIKEFFGSSQLSQFMDQNNPLSEITHKRRVSALGPGGLTRERAGFEVRDVHQTHYGRVCPIETPEGPNIGLINSLAVYAKTNEFGFLETPYRKVVDGKVTDEIEYLSAIEEVGTVIAQADSPIDESGQLTEDYVSVRNYGEFVRMAPEKVTHMDVSPRQVVSVAASLIPFLEHDDANRALMGSNMQRQAVPTLRSDKPLVGTGMERHVARDSGVCVTAKRGGVIMDVDASRVVVKVNEDEMQAGEAGIDIYNLIKYTRSNQNTCINQRIIVNQGDFIARGDILADGPSTDLGELALGQNMRVAFMPWNGYNFEDSILLSERVVKEDRFTTIHIQELTCVARDTKLGTEEITGDIPNVGEAALANLDEAGIVYIGAEVQGGDILVGKVTPKGETQLTPEEKLLRAIFGEKAADVKDTSLRVPSSTKGTVIDVQVFTRDGVEKDSRAQAIEKAQLDSYRKDLKEELRIFENAARGRIISLLDGQTVSGGAGLKSGTVLSEASMQDMSLETLLDIQPTQEDTAERLSQIGDFLTDKQKEIDEKFTEKKRKLTAGDDLTHGVQKIVKVYLAVKRRIQPGDKMAGRHGNKGVVSRIMPIEDMPYDENGNPVDVVLNPLGVPSRMNVGQILETHLGGAARGLGIKIDEMIKQQAAVAELRDFLDKIYNQIGGEQVDLGSISDEEIITMSKNLRAGVPMGTAVFDGAKEQQIKGLLELAGMPTSGQQVLFDGRTGQQFDRPVTVGYMYMLKLNHLVDDKMHARSTGSYSLVTQQPLGGKAQFGGQRFGEMEVWALEAYGAAYTLQEMLTVKSDDVEGRTRMYKNIVDGEQNMSAGMPESFNVLTKEIKSLGINIELKDHSKSKN, from the coding sequence ATGGCATACTCGTATACTGAAAAAAAACGCATTCGTAAAAGTTTTGCAAAGTTGCCCACCGTCATGGATGTGCCATACTTATTGGCCATCCAAGTTGACTCGTATGAGCAATTTTTGCAAGAAAATAAAAAGCCAAAAGGTCGGGAAAACATTGGTTTACAAGCCGCTTTTAATTCTATTTTCCCTATTGAAAGCCATACCGGCAATGCCGAGCTACAATTTGTTGAATACTATCTAGGTACACCAGAGTTTGATGTGCGCGAATGTATTTCACGTGGTTCAACCTATGCAGCGCCATTACGTGTCAAAATCCGTTTGGTCATCAAAGACAAAGATGTTAAAGACAAAGATGCCAAAGCAGCAATTAAAGATATCCGTGAACAAAGCGTGTATATGGGTGAAATCCCATTGATGACTGAAAACGGTACTTTTGTGATTAATGGTACTGAGCGTGTCATCGTATCGCAATTACACCGTTCACCAGGCGTATTCTTTGACCATGACAAAGGCAAATCACATTCAAGTGGTAAAGTGCTGTATAACGCCCGTATTATTCCTTACCGTGGTTCATGGTTAGACTTTGAATTTGATGCCAAAGACTTGGTGTTTGCTCGTATTGACCGCCGTCGTAAATTATTGGCAACGGTGATTTTGCATGCCATTGGAATGAATACACAGCAAATTTTAGATGCGTTTTATGAAAAAACCCATGTTTATAAGGGTGATGAGCAGTTTGAAATCGATCTTGTCACTGATCGTTTACGCGGTGAAATGGCGCAGTTTGAAATCGTTTCACCGGATGGCGAAGTGGTTGTCGAACAGGGCAAACGTATCAACGCGCGCGCGATTCGTAAAATCGAACAAGCCGGTATGACTAAATTACCTGTGCCTGATGAATACTTGTATGAGCGTATTTTGGCACAAGATATCGTCGTGGATGATGAAGTTATTGCACGCGCTAACCAATTGCTCGATCACGAGACCTTGGTCAAAATCAGCAATAACGGTATTAAAGAATTTGATATTTTATTCACTAACGATATCGATCATGGTTCATACATCGCCGATACACTGCGCGCGGATACGGCGATGAGCCGTGAAGAAGCGTTGATTGAAATCTATAAAGTGATGCGTCCAGGTGAGCCACCAACACTTGATACGGCTGAAAAATTGTTTGAATCAATGTTTTTTAACGCGGACCGCTATGATTTATCAAATGTGGGTCGCATGAAGTTCAACCGTCGTTTGGGCCGGGTCTATGAGCCCACCAATGACCCTGATTTGCAGCGTGAACGCAGTGTATTGACCAACGAAGACATTATCGACGTAGTAAAAATGTTGATTGAAATTCGTGATGGTCGTGGGGTAGTGGACGATATTGATCATTTAGGTAACCGCCGTGTCCGTTCAGTCGGTGAGATGACAGAAAATCAATTTCGCGTGGGTTTAGTCCGTGTTGAGCGTGCTGTTAAAGAACGTCTAAGCTCAGCTGAAACAGATAACTTATCGCCACAAGATTTGATCAACTCAAAACCTGTGGCAGCCGCCATTAAAGAGTTCTTTGGTTCATCACAATTGTCACAATTCATGGACCAAAACAACCCGTTGTCAGAAATCACCCATAAGCGTCGTGTTTCTGCATTAGGTCCAGGTGGTTTAACACGTGAACGTGCAGGCTTTGAAGTCCGTGACGTACACCAAACCCATTATGGTCGTGTGTGTCCGATTGAAACCCCTGAAGGTCCAAACATCGGTCTAATCAACTCACTAGCTGTTTATGCTAAAACCAATGAATTTGGTTTCTTAGAAACTCCGTATCGTAAAGTAGTCGACGGTAAAGTAACGGATGAAATCGAGTATTTATCAGCGATTGAAGAAGTGGGTACTGTGATTGCACAAGCGGATTCGCCGATTGATGAAAGCGGTCAATTGACAGAAGATTATGTCTCTGTGCGTAACTATGGTGAATTTGTACGTATGGCACCAGAGAAAGTGACCCATATGGACGTATCACCGCGTCAGGTTGTGTCTGTGGCAGCAAGTTTGATTCCATTCTTGGAACATGATGATGCCAACCGTGCCTTGATGGGTTCGAACATGCAGCGCCAAGCGGTACCCACTTTACGTTCTGACAAACCACTGGTTGGAACGGGTATGGAGCGTCACGTTGCCCGTGACTCCGGTGTGTGTGTGACTGCCAAACGTGGCGGCGTCATTATGGACGTGGATGCGAGCCGTGTCGTTGTAAAAGTGAATGAAGATGAAATGCAAGCGGGTGAAGCGGGTATTGATATCTACAACTTAATCAAATACACCCGTTCAAACCAAAATACCTGTATTAACCAACGCATTATCGTCAATCAAGGTGATTTCATTGCGCGTGGGGATATCTTGGCAGATGGTCCATCAACCGATTTGGGTGAGTTGGCATTGGGTCAAAACATGCGTGTGGCGTTCATGCCTTGGAACGGTTACAACTTCGAAGACTCGATTCTGTTATCTGAGCGTGTGGTTAAAGAAGATCGTTTTACCACCATTCATATCCAAGAATTGACCTGTGTGGCGCGTGATACCAAATTGGGTACGGAAGAAATCACTGGCGATATTCCAAACGTGGGTGAAGCAGCCCTAGCTAATTTGGATGAAGCAGGTATCGTCTATATTGGTGCCGAAGTACAAGGTGGCGATATCTTAGTAGGTAAAGTGACACCAAAAGGTGAAACCCAGCTCACTCCTGAAGAAAAACTACTTCGTGCAATTTTTGGTGAAAAAGCCGCGGACGTTAAAGATACGTCGTTACGAGTACCTTCTTCTACCAAAGGTACGGTTATTGACGTTCAAGTCTTTACCCGTGATGGCGTGGAAAAAGACAGCCGTGCGCAAGCTATCGAAAAAGCCCAGCTTGATAGCTATCGTAAAGACTTAAAAGAAGAATTGCGTATCTTTGAAAACGCCGCACGCGGCCGTATTATTTCATTGCTTGACGGTCAAACTGTCAGCGGTGGCGCGGGCTTAAAATCAGGTACGGTGTTGAGTGAAGCGTCAATGCAAGATATGTCACTTGAAACATTGCTTGATATTCAGCCAACCCAAGAAGATACCGCAGAGCGTTTATCACAAATTGGTGATTTTTTAACCGATAAACAAAAAGAAATCGATGAAAAATTCACTGAGAAAAAACGCAAGTTAACGGCTGGTGATGACTTAACGCATGGCGTGCAAAAAATCGTCAAAGTGTACTTAGCAGTAAAACGTCGTATTCAGCCGGGTGACAAAATGGCGGGTCGTCATGGTAACAAAGGGGTGGTATCGCGTATCATGCCGATTGAAGACATGCCATACGATGAAAACGGTAATCCAGTGGATGTGGTACTAAACCCACTCGGTGTACCATCGCGGATGAACGTCGGTCAGATTCTAGAAACTCACTTAGGCGGTGCAGCACGTGGTTTGGGTATCAAAATTGATGAGATGATCAAACAACAAGCGGCAGTTGCTGAGTTACGTGATTTCTTAGACAAAATCTATAACCAAATTGGCGGCGAACAAGTGGACTTAGGCAGTATCAGTGATGAGGAAATCATTACGATGTCAAAAAATCTACGTGCAGGCGTACCAATGGGTACCGCAGTATTTGATGGCGCTAAAGAACAGCAAATCAAAGGCTTGCTAGAATTAGCGGGTATGCCAACCTCAGGTCAGCAAGTATTGTTTGATGGTCGTACTGGTCAACAGTTTGATCGTCCTGTAACCGTGGGTTATATGTATATGCTCAAACTCAACCACTTGGTTGACGACAAAATGCACGCACGTTCAACGGGTTCTTACTCACTGGTTACCCAGCAGCCATTGGGTGGTAAAGCCCAGTTTGGTGGTCAGCGCTTCGGTGAGATGGAAGTGTGGGCGCTTGAAGCTTACGGTGCTGCTTATACATTGCAAGAGATGTTGACGGTGAAATCGGATGACGTGGAAGGTCGTACCCGCATGTACAAAAACATCGTCGATGGTGAACAGAACATGTCAGCCGGTATGCCAGAATCGTTCAACGTATTGACCAAAGAGATTAAGTCATTGGGTATTAACATTGAGTTAAAAGATCATAGCAAAAGTAAAAACTAA